One part of the Candidatus Sulfotelmatobacter sp. genome encodes these proteins:
- a CDS encoding anhydro-N-acetylmuramic acid kinase: MSDAWTRVREYAGRRETRVVGLMTGTSADGVDAALVEFMGGGIAARPSLRAYHETPLDDALRSEILAAASAESLGPEQLMDLDAELGERYARAVGALLEQAGIGATEVDAIGSHGQTIRHLPRAAGKGARTWQIGSAAILAERTGIAVVSDFRSRDTAAGGEGAPLVPIADAWLFRSSEESRVLLNLGGMANLTWLPRGRGDEGAIAFDTGPGNALLDALAGRRSAGRERFDRDGAFAAGGTADERLLAELLADPFFAQPPPRSTGRERFGADFAARLAERARALGLSEADAARTAIELTAASIGEAIERYVRPRGAVDAVYASGGGVANATMMAALERRVAPARLHSLAELGVPPAAKEAMAFALLAHLTLCGAPGNLPAATGARHRVVLGHLTPGAWR; this comes from the coding sequence ATGGGCGGCGGCATCGCGGCGCGCCCCTCGCTCCGGGCGTATCACGAGACCCCGCTCGACGACGCCTTGCGCTCCGAGATCCTGGCCGCCGCTTCGGCCGAATCCCTCGGCCCTGAGCAGCTGATGGACCTGGACGCCGAGCTGGGAGAGCGCTACGCCCGCGCAGTCGGCGCCCTGCTCGAGCAGGCAGGAATCGGCGCGACCGAGGTGGACGCGATCGGCTCGCACGGGCAGACCATTCGCCATCTGCCACGCGCCGCCGGGAAAGGCGCCCGCACCTGGCAGATTGGCTCGGCCGCGATCCTCGCCGAACGCACCGGCATCGCGGTGGTCTCGGACTTTCGCAGCCGCGATACCGCCGCGGGCGGAGAGGGTGCGCCGCTGGTACCGATCGCGGACGCCTGGCTGTTCCGATCGTCCGAGGAATCCCGGGTGTTGCTGAACCTCGGCGGGATGGCGAATCTCACCTGGCTGCCGCGCGGGCGGGGCGACGAAGGGGCAATCGCCTTCGACACGGGCCCGGGTAACGCCCTGCTCGACGCGCTGGCGGGGCGGCGCAGCGCCGGGCGCGAGCGCTTCGACCGGGACGGCGCCTTCGCCGCCGGCGGAACGGCCGACGAGCGCTTGCTCGCCGAGCTGCTCGCCGATCCATTCTTCGCTCAGCCGCCGCCGCGCTCGACCGGACGCGAGCGTTTCGGCGCGGATTTCGCGGCCCGGCTCGCGGAGCGCGCCCGCGCGCTGGGGCTCTCGGAAGCCGATGCCGCGCGCACCGCCATCGAGCTGACCGCCGCCTCGATCGGCGAAGCGATCGAGCGCTACGTGCGGCCGCGCGGCGCGGTGGACGCCGTCTACGCAAGCGGCGGGGGAGTCGCGAACGCCACGATGATGGCGGCGCTCGAGCGGCGTGTCGCGCCGGCGAGGTTACATTCGCTCGCCGAGCTCGGCGTGCCTCCGGCCGCGAAGGAGGCGATGGCGTTCGCCCTGCTCGCCCACCTGACCTTGTGCGGAGCGCCGGGCAACCTGCCCGCCGCGACCGGGGCGCGGCATCGCGTGGTGCTGGGGCACCTCACGCCCGGAGCCTGGCGATGA
- a CDS encoding SpoIID/LytB domain-containing protein, which produces MRRWPLRMRAGAAVALLPLLVASCAPPPAPPTPPGAGVPTPAPVPPAAPPPAPLPPLALHEEPLVTVGLAWDRDTLQLAALDNASFRHAPWPDARDLPSHGSLRLRAESSGVRVETLRAKAWETMFVSSPRDTCWLAALQPTGPVARWNGKQWRGALGVFLNPRGRLTLVARLPLETYLQGVVPSEIGALGDDRIEAGRAQAIAARSYTLFYRGRRAAEGFDLFGTVEDQFYGAVESEKPLATRCVAETRGQVAVWEGQPIRANYCSTCGGISAEVWEAWPTPALGYLTSHRDRAHGTDFCSGSAHYRWRETWTADEFMANLARFGPANGVPPPPSGWGDLVDASVASRSRSGRVWDLRVTTTTGVVEIPAYVIRLVLRRGGQPGAILRSNLFKLAVKRDPATRAATAVVASGAGSGHGVGLCQTGALAMAQAGAKAREILEHYYPGARLETLYH; this is translated from the coding sequence ATGAGGCGATGGCCGCTCCGAATGCGGGCCGGCGCCGCCGTGGCGCTGCTCCCGCTGCTGGTCGCATCTTGCGCGCCGCCGCCCGCACCGCCCACTCCGCCGGGCGCGGGAGTCCCGACACCCGCGCCCGTGCCGCCGGCCGCGCCGCCGCCGGCTCCATTGCCGCCACTCGCCCTCCACGAGGAGCCGCTGGTGACGGTCGGGCTCGCATGGGACCGGGACACCCTGCAGCTCGCGGCGCTCGACAACGCCAGCTTCCGCCACGCCCCCTGGCCCGACGCCCGCGATCTCCCCTCGCATGGCTCGCTGAGGCTCCGGGCCGAGTCCTCGGGCGTGCGAGTCGAAACCCTGCGCGCAAAAGCCTGGGAGACCATGTTCGTGTCCTCGCCGCGCGACACCTGCTGGCTCGCGGCGCTCCAGCCCACGGGGCCGGTGGCGCGCTGGAACGGCAAGCAGTGGCGCGGAGCGCTCGGGGTGTTCCTCAACCCGCGCGGGCGCCTCACGCTGGTCGCGCGGCTGCCGCTCGAGACCTACCTGCAGGGCGTGGTGCCGAGCGAGATCGGAGCCCTGGGCGACGACCGTATCGAGGCGGGCAGGGCGCAGGCGATCGCGGCGCGCAGCTACACCCTCTTCTATCGCGGCCGGCGGGCGGCGGAAGGGTTCGATCTGTTCGGCACCGTCGAGGACCAGTTCTACGGCGCGGTCGAGAGCGAGAAGCCGCTCGCCACGCGCTGCGTCGCCGAGACGCGCGGCCAGGTGGCGGTGTGGGAGGGCCAGCCGATCCGCGCCAACTACTGCTCGACGTGCGGGGGCATCTCGGCCGAGGTCTGGGAGGCGTGGCCGACTCCGGCGCTCGGCTACCTCACCAGCCATCGCGACCGCGCGCACGGCACGGACTTCTGTTCCGGCTCGGCGCACTACCGGTGGCGGGAGACCTGGACGGCGGACGAGTTCATGGCCAACCTGGCGCGCTTCGGCCCCGCGAACGGGGTGCCGCCGCCGCCCTCGGGCTGGGGAGATCTGGTGGACGCCTCGGTGGCCTCGCGCTCGCGTTCCGGGCGGGTGTGGGACCTCCGAGTCACCACCACCACCGGAGTCGTCGAAATTCCCGCCTACGTCATCCGGCTGGTGCTGCGGCGCGGCGGCCAGCCCGGCGCCATTCTCCGCTCGAACCTGTTCAAGCTCGCCGTGAAGCGGGATCCGGCCACACGCGCGGCGACCGCGGTCGT